In Brevibacillus brevis NBRC 100599, a single genomic region encodes these proteins:
- a CDS encoding magnesium transporter MgtE N-terminal domain-containing protein has translation MEEIQEEREYGRWEWFFYMIVIPALFASLLGGVLLSLLGVNVLGTVLHWANSIPYVEKLVPDDYAATPGSEEKPDMDKQVATLQQDQAKNQQQITALKEESAKKDATIAALEKQIDDVNKAMEDKRATEEERQKQFADLAKVYTTMSPKNAAAIIENLKLQESVAVMTKMKPAQQADILAKMEPKKAADISILLKDSVVNKDDDIAALQQRVDVLTKALSDTREGSESAEDLMKTFTQLPPADAAAIIRSLMVTNSGQAIALMKDLPADKRAQTLSAIANDDKKQKEPDNLAARITTELLRK, from the coding sequence ATGGAAGAAATCCAAGAAGAACGGGAATACGGCAGGTGGGAATGGTTCTTTTATATGATTGTCATTCCTGCACTGTTTGCCAGCCTCCTTGGCGGTGTGCTCCTGAGCTTGCTCGGAGTAAACGTGTTAGGGACTGTTCTCCACTGGGCTAACTCCATACCGTACGTGGAAAAATTAGTCCCGGACGACTATGCAGCAACTCCCGGCTCAGAAGAAAAACCTGACATGGACAAACAAGTGGCAACCCTACAGCAAGATCAAGCAAAAAACCAGCAGCAGATTACCGCTTTAAAAGAAGAGTCAGCAAAGAAAGATGCCACCATTGCGGCACTGGAAAAGCAAATCGATGATGTAAACAAGGCAATGGAGGACAAACGTGCGACTGAGGAAGAGCGTCAGAAGCAGTTTGCAGATTTGGCGAAAGTGTATACAACCATGTCTCCAAAGAATGCGGCGGCCATCATTGAAAATCTAAAACTGCAAGAGTCAGTTGCCGTCATGACAAAAATGAAGCCTGCACAACAGGCAGATATTTTGGCCAAGATGGAACCAAAGAAAGCTGCTGATATTTCCATCTTGTTAAAAGATTCAGTAGTGAACAAAGATGATGACATTGCTGCTCTGCAACAACGTGTTGACGTTCTGACAAAGGCGTTAAGCGATACGCGTGAAGGTTCAGAATCTGCAGAGGATCTAATGAAAACATTTACTCAATTGCCTCCTGCGGATGCTGCAGCTATCATTCGCTCACTCATGGTTACCAACAGTGGTCAAGCCATTGCCTTAATGAAAGATTTGCCTGCGGATAAACGGGCACAAACTCTCTCAGCGATAGCCAATGATGATAAGAAACAGAAAGAACCAGATAATCTGGCGGCTCGCATCACGACAGAGTTGCTTCGAAAATAG
- a CDS encoding flagellar hook-length control protein FliK, translated as MNVANLTPAVGSAGSVTATPVANAEGTGLGQMFSMQLMQVLDQNPEETTVAPEDLSEEDMLALADLMALFAQLLGTGQTTQDELPSDSQEKFATAMEQLLGKAQGNAGQVSEDLKQILANLKKGEATPNELDKLAALLESLKNQKGNAEESKRSGLNLRSDVMTNMNTTQQDTFKTISPLRLNQGLSAYKLEAGIQSQTVQSTLQSGLLNQEGNQEDGMLNGNGQTPIIASSNTQTQSVQTFQQQSVPTHHVNANQLTQQVTQLFVSKMQLTQHNGVHEAKLILNPQSLGQVDVTITSQNGVITAQFHAETQAGKDMLDNQLPQLRAALTQQGLQVDRLEVNQQQDTAFNFQQQREQARQQQENRQQQDKDEQEFALDALVDSNESTEVLWNRLRDTARGIDDIV; from the coding sequence ATGAATGTAGCCAATTTGACTCCTGCCGTAGGATCAGCAGGATCTGTTACAGCGACACCTGTAGCGAATGCAGAAGGAACTGGTTTAGGTCAAATGTTTTCTATGCAATTGATGCAGGTGTTGGATCAGAACCCAGAAGAGACAACAGTGGCTCCAGAGGATTTAAGCGAAGAGGATATGCTAGCATTAGCTGATCTCATGGCATTATTTGCCCAACTGCTTGGCACTGGTCAAACGACGCAAGACGAATTACCGTCTGACTCCCAAGAAAAATTTGCAACTGCAATGGAACAACTCTTGGGCAAAGCACAAGGAAATGCTGGTCAAGTGAGTGAGGATTTAAAGCAGATTCTAGCTAACCTGAAAAAAGGGGAAGCAACTCCAAACGAACTGGACAAGCTGGCAGCTCTTCTCGAATCCCTGAAGAATCAAAAAGGAAATGCTGAGGAGTCAAAACGAAGTGGACTGAACTTGCGATCCGATGTGATGACAAACATGAACACAACCCAACAGGATACGTTTAAGACAATTTCTCCATTGCGGTTGAATCAAGGTCTCTCGGCTTACAAGCTAGAAGCAGGGATTCAGTCCCAGACAGTACAGTCAACCCTTCAAAGCGGCCTTTTGAATCAAGAGGGCAATCAAGAAGACGGCATGTTGAATGGAAATGGTCAGACACCAATTATTGCTTCATCTAATACACAGACACAATCTGTACAGACCTTTCAACAACAGTCTGTTCCAACACACCATGTAAACGCCAATCAACTGACACAGCAAGTCACACAGCTTTTCGTGTCCAAGATGCAGTTGACCCAACATAATGGCGTACATGAGGCAAAGCTGATTCTGAATCCACAATCTTTGGGCCAAGTAGACGTAACGATTACTTCCCAAAATGGCGTGATTACAGCACAGTTCCATGCTGAAACACAGGCTGGAAAGGATATGCTGGATAATCAGCTTCCACAGCTTCGAGCTGCTTTGACACAACAAGGCTTACAGGTTGATCGTTTGGAGGTAAACCAGCAGCAGGATACCGCTTTTAACTTCCAACAGCAGCGTGAACAAGCACGACAGCAACAAGAGAATCGACAACAGCAAGATAAAGACGAGCAAGAATTTGCTCTCGATGCCCTGGTAGACAGCAATGAATCAACAGAAGTGCTATGGAATCGATTGCGGGACACGGCTCGCGGCATTGACGACATCGTCTAG
- the fliJ gene encoding flagellar export protein FliJ, producing MRVFQFHLQKVLDLKEKEKEQAEWAFGKSIQRKNEEEWKLSQLTEHHDEMTMRLQEVQMQTCSASQLISITQYQQSVARSIQNQQRTLHGCEQDVERCQSRLTERMKESQLWQRLREKSLHQFLDDQKQREQKELDEIGTQLYLRRSY from the coding sequence GTGCGTGTGTTTCAGTTTCATCTCCAAAAGGTTCTTGATTTAAAGGAAAAAGAAAAAGAACAAGCAGAGTGGGCTTTCGGAAAGTCGATCCAGCGTAAAAACGAAGAAGAGTGGAAGCTTTCTCAACTAACCGAGCATCATGACGAGATGACGATGAGGCTCCAGGAAGTACAGATGCAGACATGCAGTGCTTCGCAGCTCATTTCCATCACGCAATATCAGCAATCTGTTGCGAGATCCATTCAGAATCAGCAACGTACCTTGCATGGTTGCGAACAGGATGTGGAACGCTGTCAGTCACGATTGACGGAACGTATGAAAGAGTCCCAACTATGGCAACGCCTTCGGGAAAAGTCGCTCCACCAATTTCTGGACGACCAGAAGCAAAGAGAGCAAAAAGAGTTGGATGAGATCGGTACGCAGCTCTATCTTCGCCGAAGCTACTGA
- a CDS encoding TIGR02530 family flagellar biosynthesis protein, with protein MNHFRVGQPYFPPKTNHAAKATTQTAPGNNALFQQYLTESIGAATKTEPLSFSQHAVNRLQERGITLERQQMERLESAVQKAAAKGARESLVMMDNVAYVVSIVNRKIITAVDDGSMKDNVFTNIDSAIFV; from the coding sequence ATGAATCATTTTCGTGTGGGGCAACCCTATTTTCCTCCGAAAACGAATCACGCCGCAAAAGCTACTACCCAAACCGCTCCGGGAAACAACGCGTTATTTCAGCAGTATTTGACGGAATCGATTGGCGCTGCAACCAAGACAGAACCACTCAGTTTTAGCCAGCATGCCGTCAATCGCTTGCAGGAGCGGGGCATTACGCTAGAGCGACAACAGATGGAGCGTTTGGAATCCGCTGTGCAAAAAGCAGCCGCCAAAGGCGCCAGAGAGTCTCTCGTTATGATGGATAATGTGGCCTACGTCGTGAGCATCGTAAATCGGAAAATTATTACCGCCGTAGACGATGGCAGCATGAAGGACAACGTATTTACTAACATTGACAGTGCCATTTTCGTGTAG